One genomic segment of Catalinimonas alkaloidigena includes these proteins:
- the atpB gene encoding F0F1 ATP synthase subunit A, with product MRIKSNKNYRKLFLISYIFLLISAIPLIKVHAAEVEPDPETEGPTEFIFHHIANSYDWHFATIGHTHVTLPLPLILYSDDRGLEVFMSSNFLNEDHNYVPYKGYALEDDGSHLVSLEGREFYDFSLTKNVAAMILSVIVMLIIFPAAASRYKKAPDAAPQGIQAFLEPVVIFIRDEVAIPAIGEHKYQRFMPYLLTVFFFILVNNLLGLLPGAANVTGNISITLTLATFTFIITQFSGNKNYWKHVFNTPGVPWWLLPIMIPVEIIGLFTKPFSLMVRLFANITAGHIIILSIIGLIFIFESIAVGPVSVLFAAVMNFLELLVAFLQAFVFTLLSAIYFGGAVEEHHHEEGKALESENGHAPLQSDSAMV from the coding sequence ATGCGGATAAAAAGCAACAAAAATTACCGTAAGTTATTCTTAATCAGCTACATATTTTTACTAATCAGTGCAATACCGCTCATTAAAGTACATGCTGCGGAGGTAGAGCCAGATCCAGAGACTGAAGGACCCACTGAGTTTATCTTTCACCACATCGCTAATTCTTACGATTGGCACTTTGCAACCATAGGGCATACTCATGTTACCCTGCCTTTGCCTCTGATTCTTTATTCAGATGACAGAGGACTTGAGGTTTTTATGTCTTCTAATTTTCTGAACGAAGATCATAACTATGTACCCTATAAAGGTTATGCATTAGAAGATGATGGATCACATCTGGTCTCATTGGAGGGGCGAGAATTTTACGATTTTTCTCTTACCAAGAATGTAGCAGCAATGATTCTCAGCGTTATTGTTATGCTGATTATCTTTCCTGCCGCAGCTTCTCGTTACAAGAAAGCACCGGATGCAGCTCCACAAGGCATTCAAGCATTTCTTGAACCAGTAGTCATATTTATCAGAGATGAAGTTGCGATTCCAGCCATTGGAGAGCATAAGTACCAAAGATTCATGCCTTACTTACTTACTGTTTTCTTTTTTATACTGGTAAATAATTTATTAGGATTGCTACCCGGCGCTGCAAACGTCACCGGTAATATCTCAATTACACTTACGCTTGCTACATTCACATTTATCATTACCCAGTTTAGTGGTAATAAAAATTATTGGAAGCACGTATTTAACACCCCCGGCGTTCCCTGGTGGCTTCTTCCTATTATGATTCCGGTTGAAATAATCGGTTTGTTCACAAAGCCTTTTTCTTTAATGGTGAGGCTCTTTGCCAACATCACAGCTGGTCACATCATTATTCTTAGTATCATTGGATTAATCTTCATTTTTGAAAGCATCGCTGTAGGTCCGGTAAGTGTACTGTTTGCTGCAGTGATGAACTTTCTTGAATTGCTGGTTGCTTTCCTGCAAGCTTTTGTCTTTACTCTCCTCTCCGCTATTTATTTTGGAGGGGCTGTAGAAGAGCATCACCACGAAGAGGGTAAAGCCCTGGAAAGTGAAAATGGCCACGCACCTTTGCAGTCAGACTCTGCAATGGTATAA
- the atpE gene encoding ATP synthase F0 subunit C, whose protein sequence is MLLALLLQAATEAVSGLGTMGAGLGAGVVALGAGLGIGKIGGSAMEAIARQPEASGRIQTAMIIVAALIEGVALFGVIICLIIATA, encoded by the coding sequence ATGTTGTTAGCTTTATTATTACAAGCTGCTACCGAAGCGGTTTCCGGATTAGGAACCATGGGAGCAGGTCTTGGTGCCGGAGTAGTTGCGTTAGGCGCTGGTCTTGGTATCGGAAAAATTGGTGGTTCTGCTATGGAAGCCATCGCTCGCCAGCCTGAGGCTAGCGGACGTATTCAGACAGCTATGATTATTGTAGCTGCACTGATTGAAGGTGTTGCTCTCTTTGGAGTAATTATCTGTCTAATCATAGCAACTGCGTAA
- a CDS encoding F0F1 ATP synthase subunit B translates to MDLLTPDFGLIVWQILIFLVVLFVLSKFAWKPIINGLNERENSINESLLSAEKARNAMAELKADNEKLLAEARKERDNILKDATAAANKLREEAKEQASKDGARIIADAKASIETQKNAALAEVKDQVAQLSVQIAEKILREKLSDDKAQKEYISKLVNDLNVN, encoded by the coding sequence ATGGATTTATTAACTCCAGATTTTGGACTGATAGTCTGGCAGATCCTTATCTTCCTGGTCGTACTTTTTGTGCTTTCAAAATTCGCTTGGAAACCTATCATTAACGGTTTGAATGAGCGTGAAAACAGTATTAATGAGTCATTACTTTCTGCTGAAAAAGCAAGGAACGCAATGGCGGAGTTGAAGGCTGATAACGAGAAACTACTGGCTGAAGCAAGGAAAGAGAGGGATAATATATTGAAAGATGCAACGGCAGCGGCTAACAAGCTCAGAGAAGAAGCCAAAGAACAGGCATCTAAAGATGGAGCTCGTATCATCGCTGATGCTAAGGCATCTATTGAAACGCAGAAAAACGCTGCTCTTGCTGAAGTAAAAGATCAGGTAGCTCAGCTCTCAGTACAGATTGCTGAAAAAATATTACGTGAAAAACTTAGTGACGACAAAGCACAAAAAGAATACATTTCCAAACTGGTTAATGACTTAAATGTTAATTAA
- the atpH gene encoding ATP synthase F1 subunit delta, which produces MVNTRVASRYAKSLIDLAVEKKILKEVYQDMVFFMETSKSNRDFVLMLRNPIITHEKKKAVLYALFKDKFNPATLALFDIITRKNRESYLPAIAESFEIQYRQHQGIVKATVTTPMPLTDTLKKKFIELVATQTGKKIELEEKVDPSIIGGYVLKIGDQQMDNSIIAKLKTLSYEFSDDSYVKAI; this is translated from the coding sequence ATGGTTAATACAAGAGTAGCATCCCGCTATGCAAAATCACTTATTGATCTGGCGGTAGAAAAGAAAATATTAAAAGAAGTCTATCAGGATATGGTTTTCTTTATGGAAACCAGTAAGTCCAATCGTGATTTTGTTTTGATGCTTAGAAACCCTATTATCACTCACGAAAAGAAGAAAGCTGTACTTTACGCACTTTTCAAAGATAAATTTAATCCAGCAACACTGGCGCTCTTTGATATTATTACTCGTAAAAACAGGGAAAGCTATCTACCAGCGATAGCTGAGTCTTTTGAAATTCAGTACCGACAGCATCAGGGTATCGTGAAAGCAACAGTAACCACTCCAATGCCTCTTACTGATACTTTGAAAAAGAAATTTATAGAGCTGGTTGCTACTCAAACAGGGAAGAAAATAGAGTTGGAAGAAAAGGTAGATCCTTCTATCATCGGAGGCTATGTATTGAAAATAGGTGATCAGCAAATGGATAACTCCATAATAGCTAAACTTAAAACTTTATCGTACGAATTTTCGGACGATAGCTACGTAAAAGCAATCTAA
- the atpA gene encoding F0F1 ATP synthase subunit alpha, translating to MAEVRPDEVSAILREQLSNFKTEAELEEVGTVLQVGDGVARIYGLTKAQSGELLEFENGLNALVLNLEEDNVGAVLLGEQGDIKEGDTVKRTKRIASIKVGDGLAGRVVNTLGEPIDGKGPVQGEVYELPIERRAPGVIYRQPVNEPLQTGIKAIDSMIPIGRGQRELIIGDRQTGKTAVALDTIINQKEFYDKGEPVYCIYVACGQKASTVAGVVSALEKNGAMAYTTVVSASASDPAPMQFFAPFTGAVIGEYFRDTGRPALVIYDDLSKQAVAYREVSLLLRRPPGREAYPGDVFYLHSRLLERAAKLNANTEIVKQMNDLPEAIKPLVKGGGSLTALPIIETQAGDVSAYIPTNVISITDGQIFLETGLFNAGLRPAINVGISVSRVGGSAQIKSMKKVAGTLKLDQAQFRELEAFAKFGSDLDAATQLTIDRGRRNQQILKQPQFSPLSVEEQVAIIFASTKGHMDKVAIDKVKAFETDYINQLKAQHRDTLDALAAGKFDDSITDVLKKVATELAPNYQE from the coding sequence ATGGCAGAAGTAAGACCTGATGAGGTTTCAGCAATATTAAGAGAACAGCTTTCTAACTTCAAAACAGAAGCTGAACTTGAAGAAGTAGGTACTGTGCTGCAGGTAGGTGACGGTGTTGCACGTATCTATGGTCTCACCAAAGCACAATCTGGTGAGCTTTTGGAATTTGAGAATGGCCTAAACGCCCTGGTACTTAACCTTGAGGAAGATAATGTAGGGGCAGTACTTTTGGGCGAGCAAGGAGATATCAAAGAGGGTGATACTGTTAAGCGTACCAAGCGAATTGCCTCAATTAAAGTGGGTGATGGCCTTGCCGGCCGTGTGGTTAACACCTTGGGAGAGCCTATAGATGGTAAAGGGCCCGTTCAGGGAGAGGTATATGAACTTCCCATAGAAAGAAGAGCCCCTGGTGTGATTTACCGTCAGCCAGTAAATGAGCCGCTACAAACTGGAATCAAAGCTATTGACTCAATGATTCCAATCGGTAGAGGGCAACGTGAGTTGATCATCGGTGACCGCCAGACAGGTAAGACAGCTGTAGCGCTGGATACGATCATCAACCAGAAAGAATTTTATGACAAAGGAGAGCCTGTATACTGTATCTATGTAGCTTGCGGGCAGAAGGCTTCTACTGTTGCCGGTGTGGTTTCCGCACTTGAGAAGAATGGGGCTATGGCTTACACTACTGTAGTTTCTGCTTCAGCCTCCGATCCTGCTCCTATGCAGTTTTTTGCCCCTTTTACAGGTGCTGTTATCGGTGAGTATTTCCGTGATACAGGAAGACCTGCTTTAGTAATTTATGATGACCTTTCTAAGCAGGCTGTCGCTTACCGTGAGGTTTCTCTCTTGCTTCGCAGACCTCCCGGACGTGAAGCATACCCCGGGGATGTATTCTACCTTCACTCTCGTCTTTTGGAAAGAGCAGCTAAGCTCAATGCAAACACTGAGATTGTGAAGCAGATGAATGACCTTCCTGAGGCAATCAAGCCATTGGTAAAAGGTGGCGGTTCTTTGACAGCACTTCCCATTATTGAAACGCAGGCGGGTGACGTTTCTGCTTATATCCCAACCAATGTGATCTCTATTACTGACGGGCAGATATTCCTGGAAACCGGTTTATTTAACGCTGGTTTGCGCCCTGCGATTAACGTTGGTATCTCAGTGTCTCGTGTGGGTGGTTCGGCACAGATCAAGTCAATGAAAAAAGTAGCCGGTACACTTAAGCTAGATCAGGCCCAGTTCCGTGAGTTGGAAGCTTTTGCTAAATTTGGTTCTGACCTTGATGCCGCAACGCAGTTGACCATTGACAGAGGAAGAAGAAACCAGCAGATACTTAAACAACCTCAGTTTTCTCCTCTTTCAGTAGAAGAGCAGGTAGCTATTATCTTTGCTTCTACTAAGGGGCACATGGATAAAGTAGCTATTGACAAGGTTAAGGCATTTGAAACGGACTATATCAACCAGTTGAAGGCTCAGCATCGTGATACATTAGATGCGTTAGCTGCAGGCAAGTTTGATGATAGTATCACCGATGTGCTTAAGAAAGTAGCTACTGAATTAGCGCCTAACTATCAGGAATAG
- the atpG gene encoding ATP synthase F1 subunit gamma, whose amino-acid sequence MPSLKAVKSRIASVKSTQQITKAMKMVAASKLRKAQDRLLQMRPYAEKLTKILNNVSSNLSEENVSEYAISREVKNVVFVVFTSDKGLCGAFNTSLFRYLRQLISNEYSTYERNNRLKIMTVGTKGRDYYKRRGQEMIDEYADLFSEQTFENVRNAAEAVMEMYRKKEVDKVVLVYNTFKNVATQIVTNEQFLPVQSSTEEKEENANDNGIDYIYEPSEEYIVEELIPQSLKIQFYKAYLESAASEQGARMTAMDQATDNAGELLKQLKLTYNRTRQAAITKEILEIVAGADALES is encoded by the coding sequence ATGCCGAGCTTAAAAGCAGTCAAAAGCCGAATAGCCTCTGTAAAGTCAACGCAGCAGATTACCAAAGCTATGAAAATGGTAGCTGCCTCTAAGTTGCGTAAAGCACAGGATCGCCTGTTGCAGATGCGACCCTATGCAGAAAAACTTACTAAAATCCTCAACAACGTTTCGTCTAACTTGAGTGAAGAAAACGTGAGTGAATACGCAATAAGCAGAGAAGTTAAAAACGTCGTTTTTGTAGTATTCACTTCTGATAAGGGACTTTGTGGAGCTTTCAATACAAGCCTTTTCCGCTACCTCAGGCAGCTAATCTCCAATGAATACAGCACCTACGAGCGGAACAATCGTCTGAAAATCATGACAGTAGGTACTAAAGGTCGTGATTATTATAAGCGTAGAGGGCAAGAGATGATAGATGAGTATGCTGATCTTTTCAGCGAGCAGACATTTGAGAATGTCCGTAATGCTGCCGAAGCGGTCATGGAGATGTATAGAAAAAAGGAAGTTGATAAAGTAGTCCTGGTATATAACACATTTAAAAATGTAGCGACTCAAATCGTTACAAACGAACAGTTTTTACCAGTACAATCTTCTACCGAAGAGAAAGAAGAAAATGCCAATGATAATGGCATTGACTACATATATGAACCTTCTGAAGAATACATTGTGGAAGAACTCATTCCTCAGTCTTTAAAAATTCAGTTTTATAAAGCTTATCTTGAGTCTGCAGCCTCTGAGCAGGGAGCCCGTATGACAGCAATGGACCAGGCAACTGATAATGCAGGAGAGTTACTGAAACAATTAAAGCTCACTTATAACCGCACAAGACAGGCTGCAATTACCAAAGAAATTCTGGAAATTGTAGCTGGTGCAGACGCATTAGAAAGTTAG
- a CDS encoding methyltransferase domain-containing protein, giving the protein MRSFSFQLIAPYYDLLARLVFGNTIDKAQKHFFSLIPKGSEVLIIGGGSGRILGDLIKVAQPNKITFLEASSNMLRIAKKKSARILKNNHRNTEMCFIHGTENDLPVYKEYDVLITFFLFDVYPTHEAKKLASKLSEHLKSSGVWLFSDFCLEGQGFSFLWKKVLLVAMYTFFRLVSNLHNQSLPDYQTIFKELHYLPVQQQYFYHNFIISLIYRKLLS; this is encoded by the coding sequence ATGCGATCATTTTCATTTCAGCTAATCGCGCCATATTATGATTTACTTGCTAGATTAGTATTTGGTAATACCATTGATAAGGCTCAGAAACATTTTTTTTCACTTATTCCAAAAGGTAGTGAGGTGCTTATCATAGGGGGAGGCAGTGGTAGAATCCTTGGAGACCTGATCAAAGTTGCCCAACCAAATAAAATCACATTTTTGGAAGCCTCTTCAAATATGCTAAGAATAGCAAAAAAAAAATCTGCCAGGATATTAAAGAACAATCATAGGAATACTGAAATGTGCTTTATACACGGCACTGAAAATGATCTTCCTGTGTACAAAGAATATGATGTGCTGATCACATTTTTTCTCTTTGATGTTTATCCAACTCATGAAGCAAAAAAGCTGGCATCAAAGTTATCGGAGCACTTAAAATCTTCGGGCGTTTGGCTCTTTTCTGATTTCTGCCTTGAGGGACAGGGGTTTAGCTTTCTCTGGAAGAAAGTATTGCTTGTTGCGATGTATACTTTCTTCAGGCTGGTAAGCAATTTACATAATCAGTCTTTACCCGATTATCAAACAATCTTTAAGGAGTTACATTATTTACCGGTACAGCAGCAGTATTTCTATCACAATTTTATCATCAGCCTGATTTACCGGAAATTACTTTCTTAG
- the fbp gene encoding class 1 fructose-bisphosphatase, protein MTTSNLGLPVGTTLDRFIKRNQEDFPFASGELSQLLRDIALAGKILNKEINRAGLGNILGDFGETNVQGENQQKLDVVADIRFTRALKNGGEVCAIVSEENEEIVHLNPDSKYLVAIDPLDGSSNIDVNVSIGTIFSIYRRKSPIGSEATIEDVLQPGSAQVAAGYLLYGSSTMLVYTTGNKVNGFTYDPSLGEFFLSHRNMTIPKDGKIFSINEGYYDDYESNIQAYIEACKRKKYSARYIGSLVGDFHRNLLKGGIYIYPTTKQNPQGKLRLLYECNALAFIAEQAGGKACNGLERILDIQPQTFHQRTPLLIGSPTMVDEVLVPSKKVISGKSG, encoded by the coding sequence ATGACTACAAGTAACCTTGGACTACCTGTTGGTACCACCTTAGACAGGTTTATCAAAAGAAATCAGGAAGATTTTCCTTTTGCTTCAGGTGAACTTTCTCAACTACTAAGAGACATTGCTTTAGCTGGAAAAATATTGAATAAAGAGATCAATCGTGCTGGACTTGGTAACATATTAGGTGATTTTGGTGAAACCAATGTACAGGGAGAAAATCAACAAAAACTTGATGTAGTAGCAGATATTCGTTTTACCAGAGCTTTAAAAAATGGAGGAGAAGTTTGTGCCATAGTTTCTGAAGAGAATGAAGAGATTGTGCATCTCAATCCTGATTCAAAGTATCTGGTGGCCATAGATCCTTTAGATGGATCGTCTAATATTGATGTAAACGTATCAATAGGCACCATTTTTTCTATTTACCGGCGTAAATCTCCTATTGGCTCGGAGGCAACTATTGAAGATGTGTTACAACCTGGAAGTGCACAAGTAGCCGCCGGGTATCTGCTGTATGGTTCTTCCACGATGCTGGTTTATACTACGGGAAACAAAGTAAATGGCTTTACTTATGATCCTTCACTGGGTGAGTTTTTCCTTTCTCACCGGAATATGACCATCCCTAAAGACGGTAAAATATTTTCAATCAATGAAGGGTACTATGATGATTATGAAAGTAATATTCAAGCGTATATAGAAGCGTGCAAGCGTAAAAAGTACTCGGCACGCTATATTGGCTCATTGGTAGGTGATTTTCATCGTAATTTATTGAAAGGAGGGATATACATTTACCCAACTACAAAACAAAACCCTCAGGGTAAATTACGTTTGTTGTACGAGTGTAATGCACTGGCTTTTATCGCTGAACAGGCGGGGGGTAAAGCCTGTAATGGACTTGAAAGAATACTCGATATTCAACCTCAAACTTTTCACCAAAGGACACCTCTCTTGATAGGCTCACCCACTATGGTAGATGAAGTGTTAGTACCATCTAAGAAAGTAATTTCCGGTAAATCAGGCTGA
- a CDS encoding low molecular weight protein-tyrosine-phosphatase — translation MINVLFVCLGNICRSPMAEAVFNKLIEDNNLQDRIRCDSAGTSDYHIDEPPDSRTIEVVNAKDLSLDHKGRQFLSKDFDDFNYIIAMDEENKKNILKLEYMREPKHYQVFLMREFENDASDLNVPDPYWSGQDGFMIVYDILQKSAQNLLAYIRKEHQL, via the coding sequence ATGATCAATGTTTTGTTTGTCTGCCTGGGCAATATTTGTCGTTCGCCTATGGCTGAGGCTGTGTTTAACAAACTTATTGAGGATAATAATCTACAAGACAGAATCCGCTGTGATTCTGCAGGTACTTCGGACTATCATATTGATGAACCTCCTGACAGTCGTACCATAGAGGTGGTAAATGCCAAAGATTTATCACTTGATCATAAAGGGAGACAATTTTTATCCAAAGATTTTGATGACTTCAACTATATCATCGCAATGGATGAGGAGAATAAAAAAAATATATTGAAGCTGGAATATATGAGAGAACCGAAGCATTATCAGGTATTCCTTATGCGAGAGTTTGAAAATGATGCTTCAGACCTGAATGTACCTGACCCGTACTGGAGTGGACAGGATGGATTTATGATTGTTTATGATATTTTGCAAAAAAGTGCTCAAAATTTACTTGCTTATATAAGAAAAGAACATCAATTGTAA
- a CDS encoding acyl-CoA dehydrogenase family protein, translating to MDTLAKKQAINGGEFLIKDTAAKDVFIPEEFSEEQRMMAEATLDFVKKEVSPNVERMDSMESGFMPSLLDKAGELGLLGISIPEEYGGLGMSFNTSMLIADVIGSAGSFSTAYGAHTGIGTLPILYYGTEEQKQKYLPLLASGEWKTCYCLTEPDAGSDANSGKTKAVLTEEGKHYKITGQKMWISNAGFADLFIVFARIEDDKYLSAFIVEKSFGGITMNEEEKKLGIKGSSTRQVFFNDTMVPVENMLSERGNGFKIAVNILNIGRIKLGAGVIGGCKQVVTDSVQYANERKQFGVSISSFGAIKQKLADMASKIYATESADYRAGQDIEDRIQALIDEGMPENEAKLKGVEQFAIECAMLKVHGSEVLDFCVDEGVQIYGGMGFSAEAPMERAYRDARISRIYEGTNEINRMLLVGMTLKRAFKGEIDLLGPAMAVGKELTSVPDFSTKDLSATFAKEKDVLKNLKKAVLMVAGKAAQDFTKLDEEQEILMNIADMMIEIYAVESTLLRTEKLVSIRGEEVCQAQIKMAQLYLYMAVDKINSSGKEAIVSFAKGDEQRVMLMGLKRFTKMELYNVKDLRRSIADFLIEKNEYAF from the coding sequence ATGGATACACTAGCAAAAAAACAAGCCATCAATGGCGGAGAGTTTTTGATTAAAGATACTGCAGCCAAAGACGTCTTCATACCAGAAGAATTCAGTGAAGAGCAACGGATGATGGCTGAAGCCACGCTTGATTTCGTAAAGAAAGAAGTTAGCCCCAATGTAGAAAGAATGGATAGTATGGAGTCTGGTTTCATGCCTTCACTACTGGACAAAGCGGGAGAGTTAGGTTTATTAGGAATTTCAATCCCTGAAGAATATGGTGGTTTAGGGATGAGCTTTAATACTTCTATGCTGATAGCCGATGTAATTGGCTCTGCAGGCTCTTTTTCTACTGCCTATGGTGCCCATACCGGTATCGGTACATTACCCATACTCTATTATGGTACTGAAGAGCAGAAGCAAAAGTACTTACCCTTGCTGGCAAGTGGAGAATGGAAAACCTGTTACTGTTTGACAGAACCGGATGCGGGTTCGGATGCTAATTCAGGTAAGACCAAAGCAGTACTTACTGAAGAGGGTAAGCACTACAAAATTACCGGCCAGAAAATGTGGATCTCAAACGCAGGTTTTGCAGATCTTTTTATTGTTTTTGCTCGCATAGAGGATGATAAGTATTTATCTGCTTTCATCGTTGAAAAATCTTTTGGTGGCATCACGATGAATGAAGAGGAAAAAAAACTGGGCATTAAGGGGTCTTCCACTCGCCAGGTATTTTTTAATGATACTATGGTACCAGTAGAAAATATGCTCTCAGAACGTGGAAATGGATTTAAAATAGCTGTTAATATCCTGAATATTGGAAGAATAAAGTTAGGTGCCGGAGTAATCGGAGGTTGTAAGCAAGTGGTAACAGACTCAGTGCAGTATGCCAATGAGCGTAAGCAATTTGGAGTCTCTATTTCTAGTTTTGGTGCTATCAAGCAAAAACTTGCTGATATGGCTAGCAAGATTTATGCTACAGAGTCTGCCGATTATCGGGCGGGGCAGGATATAGAAGACCGGATACAGGCCCTCATTGATGAGGGAATGCCGGAGAATGAAGCCAAATTGAAAGGTGTGGAGCAATTTGCGATTGAGTGTGCTATGTTGAAAGTACACGGTTCGGAAGTTTTGGATTTCTGTGTTGATGAAGGCGTGCAGATTTATGGAGGGATGGGCTTCTCGGCTGAAGCTCCTATGGAAAGGGCATATCGTGATGCTCGTATATCAAGAATTTATGAAGGTACCAATGAAATCAATAGAATGTTGCTGGTAGGCATGACACTAAAACGTGCTTTCAAAGGTGAGATTGATTTACTAGGACCAGCCATGGCTGTGGGCAAAGAACTGACCTCAGTTCCAGATTTTAGTACCAAAGATTTATCAGCTACGTTCGCTAAAGAAAAAGACGTGCTCAAAAATCTGAAAAAAGCTGTACTTATGGTAGCAGGAAAAGCTGCTCAGGACTTCACCAAGCTAGATGAGGAGCAGGAAATTCTCATGAATATCGCCGATATGATGATTGAGATTTATGCGGTAGAATCTACGCTGTTACGTACTGAAAAGCTGGTGAGCATTAGGGGAGAAGAAGTTTGTCAGGCGCAGATCAAGATGGCTCAGCTGTATCTGTATATGGCGGTTGATAAGATTAATAGTAGTGGAAAAGAAGCGATTGTATCTTTTGCCAAAGGAGATGAGCAGAGAGTAATGCTTATGGGGCTTAAGCGATTTACAAAAATGGAACTCTACAATGTAAAGGATTTAAGAAGATCTATAGCAGACTTTCTTATTGAAAAAAATGAGTATGCTTTTTAA
- a CDS encoding formate/nitrite transporter family protein, with amino-acid sequence MAHDPEVLEKQRSVAERQAALARKHINNYNGKDELENLDKLKDGGEILKEQIQMALTEYRRHNKALFFSSFSGGLEIGFSLLLMGALYTMFHGTMEKPSLEIALAFAYPIGFIFVILGRSELFTEHTNLAVLPVLNGSVRIANLLELWGIIFIGNLMGGYLFSLILAQMGPAMGVVSKESLYYFADKMVQYDWLITLGSAMFAGWLMGLLSWLVTSSKDTISRIIVIILVTTVIGIGGLHHSIVGSIEVFAGMIVDERITIVDYLHFQTFATLGNILGGTVFVAIVKYSHLGNTNLISERFRKRKTGN; translated from the coding sequence ATGGCACATGACCCTGAAGTATTAGAAAAACAACGTAGTGTAGCTGAAAGGCAGGCAGCTTTAGCGCGTAAACATATCAACAACTATAATGGAAAAGATGAACTGGAAAATCTTGATAAGCTCAAGGACGGTGGAGAAATTTTGAAAGAGCAAATTCAGATGGCTTTAACTGAATATAGACGTCATAATAAAGCCTTGTTTTTCTCATCTTTTTCTGGCGGATTAGAAATAGGTTTTAGTCTTCTGCTTATGGGTGCGCTTTATACCATGTTTCACGGAACCATGGAAAAACCAAGCCTGGAGATTGCGCTGGCATTTGCTTATCCCATAGGATTTATCTTCGTAATTCTAGGCCGTTCCGAATTATTTACCGAACATACAAATTTGGCAGTGTTACCTGTCTTAAATGGATCAGTACGGATCGCCAACCTTTTGGAGCTTTGGGGTATCATCTTTATTGGTAACCTCATGGGTGGGTATCTGTTTAGCTTGATCCTGGCGCAGATGGGGCCCGCTATGGGCGTGGTTAGTAAAGAAAGTCTCTACTACTTTGCTGACAAAATGGTGCAGTATGACTGGCTGATCACGCTGGGCAGTGCCATGTTTGCCGGTTGGCTCATGGGCTTACTTTCCTGGCTGGTTACTTCTTCTAAAGATACAATCAGCCGTATTATAGTAATTATTCTGGTTACCACTGTGATAGGAATTGGAGGCTTACATCACTCTATAGTTGGGTCAATAGAAGTTTTTGCCGGCATGATCGTAGATGAGAGGATTACAATAGTAGACTATCTGCATTTTCAAACTTTTGCCACGCTTGGCAATATCCTCGGTGGAACGGTTTTCGTTGCTATTGTAAAATACAGTCATTTGGGTAATACAAATCTGATCAGTGAACGCTTTAGGAAAAGAAAAACCGGAAACTAA